A single genomic interval of Panthera tigris isolate Pti1 chromosome E3, P.tigris_Pti1_mat1.1, whole genome shotgun sequence harbors:
- the WDR90 gene encoding WD repeat-containing protein 90 isoform X6, which yields MAKAWQHPFLNVFRHFKVGEWKRSTKEGDVTPVTDKTLKCTVYRIRGSVSAGNYIQLPQTGTQSLGLTGRYLYVLFRPLPSKHFVIHLDVATEDSQVIRVSFSSLFREFKSTATWLQFPFICEAGTSRKDLAGVAPSGARWTCLQLDLQDILLVYLNRRYGHLRSVRLCASLLVKSLYTSDLCFDPAVTVAEARRAKLPVTPVPREMAFPVPKGDSWHEHYVHIRFPSVGSRASSEPAQKSRSPPEAVFRGRVREPVPPPVAFSNPFPDSVFPAVRTFGPTASRQARPVPRPLPEVSLFCEHSEVPSMNGPRDRSQEPSARAEVTDKHTAGNGVHTAVPESAMVPVALEDVAPRQRPGRKQSRPEMTLGETVFEQRSFLPDPILKLKGVIGFGGHSTKWALWTKDGAAVVYPCHAVIVVLHVDTREQRFFLGHTDKLLQQRGAALWRRQGPPWENGNGPGLGGRGEDPHGRAVTGRGWGAGAQVESRLLGKQSSPARPRAPCTPCSTAGFSALPDRGSTYTRHAVLAGRVLHVSSSQVRCVHGVSYATAGPSLLVGRCSPFPQTRPASSVCGSRGVVLAWGTEQVGRGGEAVLLAKTHTGVDIQAFKVAVFDETRMASCGQGGVRLWRLRGGELRSCPVDLGEHRVLELTDLAFGQAQDSHTLYVCGRSGHILEIDHRRRAVRRARRLLPTQTPGGHSSQKQPFGTGPGISISSLSVSQTTCAVGSDDGYVRLWPLDFSSVLLEAEHEGPVSWVCVSPDGLRVLSATLSGHLGFLDVPSREYNTLARSHTAPVLALATECSRGQLATVSQDHTVRVWDLATLQQLYDLRSPEETPRAIAFHPTQPVLFCGFASGAVCSFSLENAGVLVRHRRHQGAVTGLAASPDGSFLFSSCSRGTLAQYHCSTTRCHVLRVTANMVCRDARPTPNALVVSGDSRLLAFVGPSKYVVTIVSTASLEELLRVDVSALELASSRLDSAVAICFGPVPPGHLLVSTSSHTVVVLDAASGRVVRELSGVHSVACPSLALSRDARFLLTATDRVIRVWDYPAKASPGCQVYIGHSEPVRAVAFAPGQRQLLSVADAIFLWDVLGAPGRSPSGSAGDSPGAPPTCEASEWPHHVGPGARQPEDTEAGTGGLPRQQVPVPSQASPLQLGARAGPLKGADGAFSTSDEEGPSQESHSPEGLHQASSLPMLVKEASGAGDGARGAPGGPWGFSMRPHPGGWATARSTTKAQAHPPARPDCYRHFTPRYKASSLVKSASVPSARVERLLLKAVVGYNGNGRANVVWKPDTGFFAYTCGCLVVVEDLHSGAQRHWLGHPEEISTLALSHDAQILASASGCSSTASCCQIRIWDVPGGSCRHLLSYHDTAVQALAFSPDDALLVTLGDYGDCTLALWSVATCELLSSARLPEPAHGVAFNPMDARELACVGQGAITSWLLQQRGAEVALQVHREPIPEEVGAGELTSLCYGAAPLLYCGSNTGRVCVWDTRAGRCFLAWEADDGEIGVLLCSGARLVSGSNTRRLRLWAVGAVPELRRTGLALCSWSTN from the exons ATGGCGAAAG CGTGGCAGCACCCGTTCCTCAACGTCTTCAGACACTTCAAAGTGGGCGAGTGGAAGCGGTCTACTAAGGAAGGCGACGTGACTCCTGTGACA GATAAGACTCTCAAGTGCACGGTGTATCGCATCCGGGGTTCCGTGTCTGCCGGGAATTACATCCAGCTCCCCCAAACCGGCACCCAGTCTTTGGGGCTGACGGGACGGTACCTGTACGTGCTGTTCCGGCCCCTGCCCTCCAAGCACTTCGTCATTCATCTGGACGTAGCCACGGAG GACAGCCAGGTCATCCGTGTGTCCTTCTCCAGCCTCTTCAGGGAGTTCAAGTCTACGGCCACGTGGCTTCAGTTTCCCTTCATCTGTGAGGCCGGGACGTCTAGGAAAG ACCTGGCTGGCGTTGCCCCCTCTGGTGCCCGCTGGACGTGCCTGCAGCTGGATCTGCAGGACATCCTCCTGGTCTACCTGAACCGGCGTTATGGTCACCTCAGGAGCGTCAGGCTGTGCGCCAGTCTGCTCGTCAAGAGCCTCTACACCAGCGATTTGTGCTTTGACCCCG CCGTCACCGTTGCCGAGGCCCGGCGGGCAAAGCTGCCCGTCACTCCTGTACCTCGAGAAATGGCATTCCCGGTGCCCAAGGGGGACAGCTGGCACGAGCACTACGTCCACATCCG GTTTCCAAGTGTCGGCTCAAGAGCATCTTCCGAGCCGGCTCAGAAGAGCCGCTCCCCTCCCGAGGCAG TTTTCCGGGGGCGTGTGCGGgagcctgtccctcccccagtggCTTTCAGTAATCCTTTCCCGGACAGCGTGTTCCCCGCGGTCCGGACGTTTGGCCCCACAGCC TCTCGCCAGGCCCGGCCTGTGCCCAGGCCCCTTCCAGAGGTCAGCTTGTTCTGTGAGCACTCGGAGGTCCCCAGTATGAATGGCCCCCGTGACCGGAGCCAGGAGCCCTCGGCCAGGGCGGAGGTCACTGACAAGCACACAGCCGGCAACGGTGTTCACACGGCTGTCCCGGAGTCAGCCATGGTGCCCGTGGCCCTGGAGGATGTGGCCCCGCGCCAG CGTCCTGGCAGAAAGCAGAGCAGGCCGGAGATGACTTTGGGCGAGACTGTCTTTGAACAAAGA AGCTTTCTTCCAGATCCGATCCTTAAGCTCAAGGGCGTCATTGGCTTTGGGGGCCACAGTACCAAATGG GCCCTGTGGACCAAGGATGGGGCTGCTGTGGTGTATCCCTGCCACGCAGTCATCGTGGTCCTGCACGTGGACACCCGGGAGCAGCGCTTCTTTCTCGGCCATACTGACAAG CTTCTCCAGCAACGGGGTGCTGCTCTGTGGCGTCGGCAAGGACCCCCATGGGAGAACGGTAAcgggccggggctggggggccGGGGTGAGGACCCCCACGGGCGAGCGGTAACAGGCCGGGGCTGGGGGGCCGGGGCGCAGGTAGAGTCCAGACTGCTTGGGAAGCAGAGCTCCCCGGCCCGGCCTCGCGCTCCGTGCACACCATGTAGTACGGCGGGTTTTTCAGCCCTCCCGGACAGGGGCAGCACTTATACAAGGCACGCTGTCCTTGCTGGCCGTGTGTTACACGTCAGCTCTTCGCAAGTCCGCTGCGTCCACGGGGTCTCCTATGCTACCGCGGGTCCGTCTCTGCTTGTGGGTCGGTGTTCGCCGTTTCCGCAGACGCGCCCGGCTTCGAGTGTCTGTGGAAGCCGCGGG GTGGTGCTggcctggggcacagagcaggtgggaCGAGGCGGCGAGGCCGTCCTTCTGGCAAAGACGCACACCGGCGTTGACATCCAGGCGTTTAAGGTTGCCGTTTTTGATGAAACCAG GATGGCGTCGTGCGGGCAGGGCGGCGTACGGCTCTGGCGGCTGCGAGGCGGGGAGCTGCGTTCCTGCCCCGTGGACTTGGGGGAGCACCGCGTGCTGGAGTTGACCGACCTGGCCTTCGGGCAGGCCCAGGACAGCCATACGCT CTACGTGTGCGGCCGCAGCGGCCACATCCTGGAAATCGACCACCGGCGCAGGGCCGTGCGGCGTGCTCGCCGCCTGTTGCCCACACAGACCCCTGGCGGCCACTCCTCACAGAAGCAGCCATTTGGCACAG GCCCCGGCATTTCCATCAGCAGCCTCAGTGTCTCCCAGACCACGTGCGCCGTGGGCTCCGACGACGGTTACGTGCGCCTCTGGCCCCTGGACTTCTCCTCCGTGCTCCTAGAGGCAG AGCACGAGGGCCCGGTCTCTTGGGTCTGCGTCAGCCCTGACGGTCTGCGTGTGCTGTCCGCCACCCTCTCGGGCCACCTGGGCTTCCTGGACGTCCCCTCCCGAGAATACAACACGCTGGCTCGCTCCCACACTGCGCCGGTGCTGGCCCTGGCCACCGAGTGCAGCCGAGGGCAGCTGGCCACCGTGTCCCAGGACCACACCGTCCGCGTCTGGGACTTGGCGACCCTGCAGCAG CTGTATGACCTGAGGTCCCCCGAGGAGACACCGCGCGCCATCGCCTTCCACCCCACGCAGCCAGTTCTTTTCTGTGGCTTTGCCAGCGGGGCCGTCTGCTCCTTCAGCCTGGAGAACGCTGGGGTTCTGGTACGGCACAG GCGTCACCAAGGAGCGGTCACCGGCCTGGCCGCCAGCCCCGACGGCAGCTTCCTGTTCAGCTCCTGCTCTCGGGGCACCTTGGCCCAGTACCACTGCTCTACCACCCGGTGCCACGTCCTGCGTGTGACAG CTAACATGGTGTGCCGGGATGCCCGCCCAACCCCCAATGCCCTGGTGGTTAGTGGGGACAGCCGCCTGCTGGCTTTCGTGGGCCCCTCCAAGTACGTGGTGACCATCGTGAGCACAGCCTCCCTAGAAGAG CTGCTGCGAGTTGATGTCAGTGCCCTAGAGCTGGCCAGCAGCCGCCTGGACTCGGCTGTGGCCATCTGCTTTGGCCCCGTACCCCCCGGCCACCTGCTAGTGTCCACGTCGTCCCACACAGTGGTGGTGCTGGATGCCGCGTCGGGCCGCGTGGTCCGGGAG CTATCAGGCGTCCACTCTGtggcctgcccctccctggctctcagcAGGGATGCCCGCTTCCTGCTGACGGCCACTGACCGGGTCATCAGGGTGTGGGACTACCCGGCCAAGGCCAGCCCCGGCTGCCAG GTCTACATCGGCCACTCAGAGCCCGTGCGTGCTGTGGCCTTCGCCCCTGGCCAGCGGCAGCTCCTCAGCGTGGCGGATGCCATCTTCCTCTGGGACGTTCTGGGTGCCCCCGGGAGGTCACCTTCGGGAAG TGCCGGAGACTCACCTGGGGCACCCCCGACCTGCGAGGCTAGTGAGTGGCCCCACCACGTGG GCCCAGGTGCGAGGCAGCCGGAGGACACCGAGGCAGGCACCGGTGGGCTCCCCCGGCAGCAGGTGCCTGTGCCATCCCAGGCTTCCCCACTCCAGCTGGGCGCCCGTGCTGGGCCCCTCAAGGGTGCTGATG gtgcttTCTCCACATCAGATGAAGAAGGACCGTCCCAGGAGAGCCACAGCCCCGAGGGGCTCCATCAGGCCTCAAGCCTGCCCATGCTGGTGAAAGAGGCCAGCGGGGCTGGAGATGGGGCCCGGGGGGCTCCCGGGGGCCCCTGGGGCTTCAGCATGCGTCCCCACCCCGGTGGCTGGGCca CTGCTCGGAGCACCACAAAAGCCCAGGCCCATCCCCCTGCTCGCCCAGACTGCTACAGGCACTTCACCCCTCGCTACAAGGCCTCCTCGCTGGTCAAG AGTGCCTCTGTCCCCAGTGCCCGAGTCGAGCGTCTGCTCCTGAAGGCCGTCGTGGGCTACAACGGGAACGGGCGGGCCAATGTGGTCTGGAAGCCAGATACAG gcttCTTCGCCTACACGTGTGGCTgcctggtggtggtggaggaCCTGCATTCTGGCGCCCAGCGGCACTGGCTCGGCCACCCCGAGGAGATCTCCACGCTGGCCCTCAGCCACGATGCTCAG ATCCTAGCCTCTGCCTCGGGCTGCAGCAGCACAGCCTCCTGCTGCCAGATCCGCATCTGGGATGTGCCTGGGGGCTCCTGCCGGCACCTTCTCTCTTACCACGACACCGCCGTGCAGGCCCTGGCTTTTTCGCCGGACGACGCGCTGCTCGTCACACTGG GGGACTACGGTGACTGCACCCTGGCCCTGTGGAGCGTGGCCACCTGCGAGCTCCTGTCCTCCGCCCGCCTGCCGGAGCCAGCGCACGGCGTGGCCTTCAACCCCATGGATGCCAGAGAGCTCGCCTGCGTGGGCCAAGGTGCCATCACCTCGTGGCTCCTGCAGCAACGCGGGGCTGAAGTCGCCCTCCAG GTGCACCGGGAGCCCATCCCTGAGGAGGTGGGGGCGGGCGAGCTGACCTCGCTCTGCTACGGGGCCGCGCCTCTGCTCTACTGCGGCTCCAACACTGGCCGGGTGTGTGTCTGGGACACACGTGCCGGCCGCTGCTTCCTGGCCTGGGAAGCAGATGACGGCGAGATCG GAGTGCTGCTGTGCTCGGGAGCGCGGCTGGTCAGCGGAAGCAACACCAGGCGCCTACGCCTGTGGGCGGTGGGGGCCGTGCCGGAGCTGAGGCGCACAG GTCTAGCTCTGTGTTCATGGAGCACGAACTGA
- the WDR90 gene encoding WD repeat-containing protein 90 isoform X7: MAKAWQHPFLNVFRHFKVGEWKRSTKEGDVTPVTDKTLKCTVYRIRGSVSAGNYIQLPQTGTQSLGLTGRYLYVLFRPLPSKHFVIHLDVATEDSQVIRVSFSSLFREFKSTATWLQFPFICEAGTSRKDLAGVAPSGARWTCLQLDLQDILLVYLNRRYGHLRSVRLCASLLVKSLYTSDLCFDPAVTVAEARRAKLPVTPVPREMAFPVPKGDSWHEHYVHIRFPSVGSRASSEPAQKSRSPPEAVFRGRVREPVPPPVAFSNPFPDSVFPAVRTFGPTASRQARPVPRPLPEVSLFCEHSEVPSMNGPRDRSQEPSARAEVTDKHTAGNGVHTAVPESAMVPVALEDVAPRQRPGRKQSRPEMTLGETVFEQRSFLPDPILKLKGVIGFGGHSTKWALWTKDGAAVVYPCHAVIVVLHVDTREQRFFLGHTDKLLQQRGAALWRRQGPPWENGNGPGLGGRGEDPHGRAVTGRGWGAGAQVESRLLGKQSSPARPRAPCTPCSTAGFSALPDRGSTYTRHAVLAGRVLHVSSSQVRCVHGVSYATAGPSLLVGRCSPFPQTRPASSVCGSRGVVLAWGTEQVGRGGEAVLLAKTHTGVDIQAFKVAVFDETRMASCGQGGVRLWRLRGGELRSCPVDLGEHRVLELTDLAFGQAQDSHTLYVCGRSGHILEIDHRRRAVRRARRLLPTQTPGGHSSQKQPFGTGPGISISSLSVSQTTCAVGSDDGYVRLWPLDFSSVLLEAEHEGPVSWVCVSPDGLRVLSATLSGHLGFLDVPSREYNTLARSHTAPVLALATECSRGQLATVSQDHTVRVWDLATLQQLYDLRSPEETPRAIAFHPTQPVLFCGFASGAVCSFSLENAGVLVRHRRHQGAVTGLAASPDGSFLFSSCSRGTLAQYHCSTTRCHVLRVTANMVCRDARPTPNALVVSGDSRLLAFVGPSKYVVTIVSTASLEELLRVDVSALELASSRLDSAVAICFGPVPPGHLLVSTSSHTVVVLDAASGRVVRELSGVHSVACPSLALSRDARFLLTATDRVIRVWDYPAKASPGCQVYIGHSEPVRAVAFAPGQRQLLSVADAIFLWDVLGAPGRSPSGSAGDSPGAPPTCEASEWPHHVGPGARQPEDTEAGTGGLPRQQVPVPSQASPLQLGARAGPLKGADGAFSTSDEEGPSQESHSPEGLHQASSLPMLVKEASGAGDGARGAPGGPWGFSMRPHPGGWATARSTTKAQAHPPARPDCYRHFTPRYKASSLVKSASVPSARVERLLLKAVVGYNGNGRANVVWKPDTGFFAYTCGCLVVVEDLHSGAQRHWLGHPEEISTLALSHDAQILASASGCSSTASCCQIRIWDVPGGSCRHLLSYHDTAVQALAFSPDDALLVTLGDYGDCTLALWSVATCELLSSARLPEPAHGVAFNPMDARELACVGQGAITSWLLQQRGAEVALQVHREPIPEEVGAGELTSLCYGAAPLLYCGSNTGRVCVWDTRAGRCFLAWEADDGEIGVLLCSGARLVSGSNTRRLRLWAVGAVPELRRTGARAR, encoded by the exons ATGGCGAAAG CGTGGCAGCACCCGTTCCTCAACGTCTTCAGACACTTCAAAGTGGGCGAGTGGAAGCGGTCTACTAAGGAAGGCGACGTGACTCCTGTGACA GATAAGACTCTCAAGTGCACGGTGTATCGCATCCGGGGTTCCGTGTCTGCCGGGAATTACATCCAGCTCCCCCAAACCGGCACCCAGTCTTTGGGGCTGACGGGACGGTACCTGTACGTGCTGTTCCGGCCCCTGCCCTCCAAGCACTTCGTCATTCATCTGGACGTAGCCACGGAG GACAGCCAGGTCATCCGTGTGTCCTTCTCCAGCCTCTTCAGGGAGTTCAAGTCTACGGCCACGTGGCTTCAGTTTCCCTTCATCTGTGAGGCCGGGACGTCTAGGAAAG ACCTGGCTGGCGTTGCCCCCTCTGGTGCCCGCTGGACGTGCCTGCAGCTGGATCTGCAGGACATCCTCCTGGTCTACCTGAACCGGCGTTATGGTCACCTCAGGAGCGTCAGGCTGTGCGCCAGTCTGCTCGTCAAGAGCCTCTACACCAGCGATTTGTGCTTTGACCCCG CCGTCACCGTTGCCGAGGCCCGGCGGGCAAAGCTGCCCGTCACTCCTGTACCTCGAGAAATGGCATTCCCGGTGCCCAAGGGGGACAGCTGGCACGAGCACTACGTCCACATCCG GTTTCCAAGTGTCGGCTCAAGAGCATCTTCCGAGCCGGCTCAGAAGAGCCGCTCCCCTCCCGAGGCAG TTTTCCGGGGGCGTGTGCGGgagcctgtccctcccccagtggCTTTCAGTAATCCTTTCCCGGACAGCGTGTTCCCCGCGGTCCGGACGTTTGGCCCCACAGCC TCTCGCCAGGCCCGGCCTGTGCCCAGGCCCCTTCCAGAGGTCAGCTTGTTCTGTGAGCACTCGGAGGTCCCCAGTATGAATGGCCCCCGTGACCGGAGCCAGGAGCCCTCGGCCAGGGCGGAGGTCACTGACAAGCACACAGCCGGCAACGGTGTTCACACGGCTGTCCCGGAGTCAGCCATGGTGCCCGTGGCCCTGGAGGATGTGGCCCCGCGCCAG CGTCCTGGCAGAAAGCAGAGCAGGCCGGAGATGACTTTGGGCGAGACTGTCTTTGAACAAAGA AGCTTTCTTCCAGATCCGATCCTTAAGCTCAAGGGCGTCATTGGCTTTGGGGGCCACAGTACCAAATGG GCCCTGTGGACCAAGGATGGGGCTGCTGTGGTGTATCCCTGCCACGCAGTCATCGTGGTCCTGCACGTGGACACCCGGGAGCAGCGCTTCTTTCTCGGCCATACTGACAAG CTTCTCCAGCAACGGGGTGCTGCTCTGTGGCGTCGGCAAGGACCCCCATGGGAGAACGGTAAcgggccggggctggggggccGGGGTGAGGACCCCCACGGGCGAGCGGTAACAGGCCGGGGCTGGGGGGCCGGGGCGCAGGTAGAGTCCAGACTGCTTGGGAAGCAGAGCTCCCCGGCCCGGCCTCGCGCTCCGTGCACACCATGTAGTACGGCGGGTTTTTCAGCCCTCCCGGACAGGGGCAGCACTTATACAAGGCACGCTGTCCTTGCTGGCCGTGTGTTACACGTCAGCTCTTCGCAAGTCCGCTGCGTCCACGGGGTCTCCTATGCTACCGCGGGTCCGTCTCTGCTTGTGGGTCGGTGTTCGCCGTTTCCGCAGACGCGCCCGGCTTCGAGTGTCTGTGGAAGCCGCGGG GTGGTGCTggcctggggcacagagcaggtgggaCGAGGCGGCGAGGCCGTCCTTCTGGCAAAGACGCACACCGGCGTTGACATCCAGGCGTTTAAGGTTGCCGTTTTTGATGAAACCAG GATGGCGTCGTGCGGGCAGGGCGGCGTACGGCTCTGGCGGCTGCGAGGCGGGGAGCTGCGTTCCTGCCCCGTGGACTTGGGGGAGCACCGCGTGCTGGAGTTGACCGACCTGGCCTTCGGGCAGGCCCAGGACAGCCATACGCT CTACGTGTGCGGCCGCAGCGGCCACATCCTGGAAATCGACCACCGGCGCAGGGCCGTGCGGCGTGCTCGCCGCCTGTTGCCCACACAGACCCCTGGCGGCCACTCCTCACAGAAGCAGCCATTTGGCACAG GCCCCGGCATTTCCATCAGCAGCCTCAGTGTCTCCCAGACCACGTGCGCCGTGGGCTCCGACGACGGTTACGTGCGCCTCTGGCCCCTGGACTTCTCCTCCGTGCTCCTAGAGGCAG AGCACGAGGGCCCGGTCTCTTGGGTCTGCGTCAGCCCTGACGGTCTGCGTGTGCTGTCCGCCACCCTCTCGGGCCACCTGGGCTTCCTGGACGTCCCCTCCCGAGAATACAACACGCTGGCTCGCTCCCACACTGCGCCGGTGCTGGCCCTGGCCACCGAGTGCAGCCGAGGGCAGCTGGCCACCGTGTCCCAGGACCACACCGTCCGCGTCTGGGACTTGGCGACCCTGCAGCAG CTGTATGACCTGAGGTCCCCCGAGGAGACACCGCGCGCCATCGCCTTCCACCCCACGCAGCCAGTTCTTTTCTGTGGCTTTGCCAGCGGGGCCGTCTGCTCCTTCAGCCTGGAGAACGCTGGGGTTCTGGTACGGCACAG GCGTCACCAAGGAGCGGTCACCGGCCTGGCCGCCAGCCCCGACGGCAGCTTCCTGTTCAGCTCCTGCTCTCGGGGCACCTTGGCCCAGTACCACTGCTCTACCACCCGGTGCCACGTCCTGCGTGTGACAG CTAACATGGTGTGCCGGGATGCCCGCCCAACCCCCAATGCCCTGGTGGTTAGTGGGGACAGCCGCCTGCTGGCTTTCGTGGGCCCCTCCAAGTACGTGGTGACCATCGTGAGCACAGCCTCCCTAGAAGAG CTGCTGCGAGTTGATGTCAGTGCCCTAGAGCTGGCCAGCAGCCGCCTGGACTCGGCTGTGGCCATCTGCTTTGGCCCCGTACCCCCCGGCCACCTGCTAGTGTCCACGTCGTCCCACACAGTGGTGGTGCTGGATGCCGCGTCGGGCCGCGTGGTCCGGGAG CTATCAGGCGTCCACTCTGtggcctgcccctccctggctctcagcAGGGATGCCCGCTTCCTGCTGACGGCCACTGACCGGGTCATCAGGGTGTGGGACTACCCGGCCAAGGCCAGCCCCGGCTGCCAG GTCTACATCGGCCACTCAGAGCCCGTGCGTGCTGTGGCCTTCGCCCCTGGCCAGCGGCAGCTCCTCAGCGTGGCGGATGCCATCTTCCTCTGGGACGTTCTGGGTGCCCCCGGGAGGTCACCTTCGGGAAG TGCCGGAGACTCACCTGGGGCACCCCCGACCTGCGAGGCTAGTGAGTGGCCCCACCACGTGG GCCCAGGTGCGAGGCAGCCGGAGGACACCGAGGCAGGCACCGGTGGGCTCCCCCGGCAGCAGGTGCCTGTGCCATCCCAGGCTTCCCCACTCCAGCTGGGCGCCCGTGCTGGGCCCCTCAAGGGTGCTGATG gtgcttTCTCCACATCAGATGAAGAAGGACCGTCCCAGGAGAGCCACAGCCCCGAGGGGCTCCATCAGGCCTCAAGCCTGCCCATGCTGGTGAAAGAGGCCAGCGGGGCTGGAGATGGGGCCCGGGGGGCTCCCGGGGGCCCCTGGGGCTTCAGCATGCGTCCCCACCCCGGTGGCTGGGCca CTGCTCGGAGCACCACAAAAGCCCAGGCCCATCCCCCTGCTCGCCCAGACTGCTACAGGCACTTCACCCCTCGCTACAAGGCCTCCTCGCTGGTCAAG AGTGCCTCTGTCCCCAGTGCCCGAGTCGAGCGTCTGCTCCTGAAGGCCGTCGTGGGCTACAACGGGAACGGGCGGGCCAATGTGGTCTGGAAGCCAGATACAG gcttCTTCGCCTACACGTGTGGCTgcctggtggtggtggaggaCCTGCATTCTGGCGCCCAGCGGCACTGGCTCGGCCACCCCGAGGAGATCTCCACGCTGGCCCTCAGCCACGATGCTCAG ATCCTAGCCTCTGCCTCGGGCTGCAGCAGCACAGCCTCCTGCTGCCAGATCCGCATCTGGGATGTGCCTGGGGGCTCCTGCCGGCACCTTCTCTCTTACCACGACACCGCCGTGCAGGCCCTGGCTTTTTCGCCGGACGACGCGCTGCTCGTCACACTGG GGGACTACGGTGACTGCACCCTGGCCCTGTGGAGCGTGGCCACCTGCGAGCTCCTGTCCTCCGCCCGCCTGCCGGAGCCAGCGCACGGCGTGGCCTTCAACCCCATGGATGCCAGAGAGCTCGCCTGCGTGGGCCAAGGTGCCATCACCTCGTGGCTCCTGCAGCAACGCGGGGCTGAAGTCGCCCTCCAG GTGCACCGGGAGCCCATCCCTGAGGAGGTGGGGGCGGGCGAGCTGACCTCGCTCTGCTACGGGGCCGCGCCTCTGCTCTACTGCGGCTCCAACACTGGCCGGGTGTGTGTCTGGGACACACGTGCCGGCCGCTGCTTCCTGGCCTGGGAAGCAGATGACGGCGAGATCG GAGTGCTGCTGTGCTCGGGAGCGCGGCTGGTCAGCGGAAGCAACACCAGGCGCCTACGCCTGTGGGCGGTGGGGGCCGTGCCGGAGCTGAGGCGCACAGGTGCCCGTGCCAG GTGA